From Ignavibacterium sp.:
TATAAAATAGAACAAAATTCAGATGCGTAAGCTTACCCACGATGAAATTTCATTAAAACGAAGCAAACCAGAAGATATTCCTTCGGTTAAAAAACTTCCGGTTTATGTAATCCTTAATTCAATAAGAAGTAATTACAATGTCGGCTCAATTTTCCGTACTTCGGATGGAGCGATGATTGAAAAACTTTACTTATGTGGTTACACGCCTCATCCTCCCAAAAAAGAAATTCTTAAAACAGCGCTTGGTGCAACAGAAAGTGTAAAATGGGAATACATCAATGACCCATTAACTATTATCAAAAAATTAAAAAATAAAGGAATAAAAATCTGTGCACTTGAACTAACTGAGAACAGCAGACCTTATTATGAAATAAGTAAAAATGATTTTCCTCTTGCTCTTGTAGTAGGAAATGAAATTACAGGAGTTTCTCAGGAAATTCTTGATCACTGTGATTTCTCAATTGAAATTCCTCAATATGGAATAAAACAATCACTTAATGTTGCAGTAGCTTACGGAATAGCTGTTTATCAGATGCGTAAAATTTATGATGAATATGATTTCTAACTGAAATTATTCATTATCCAATACTTTTTTTGAAAATAAAAATACTGTAGATTTATTTAGTTGTTCGGAACTGATTAATTATCCAGATGAAAAACGAGATTAATCTGAATTACTTAGAATCCTTGAGAGTAACTACTCTTGAGAAAATAAATAACACTCCTTATCCGAAACAAAAATTATCCTTTCTGTTTATCTACTTTGAGCAAATACTGAAAACAAATAACAACAACATAAAGGAAGCATTTCTTTCAGAATTTATTGAAACTTATGTTGATTTAATCGGGGAATTTGAAATTTGGGGAGTTGATCCAAATTATTCTTTGCAACTAATAGAACAATTAAAAAAAATTTCTGATTTAAAATTTTTAACGAATTACCAATTAACTCTCAGGAATCAATTAACAAGAATAGAACAACAATATGAGTCACTAATTCAGATTCTTGAGGGCAAAGAAAGTGTCGGGTACATCTATACAAAAGCAAACTTCCCTTTAGTTTACAAAGACTCTTTAACTCAGATTTATGGTATTATTGATTCAATAACTATCAGGATCAGTAAAGCTACAAATAGGAATAAGTTTATTTTAATACCGAGTGAGGTTGAAATTGAAAAAACAATCTCAGAACAAATAAATATTTCGTGGGAACTTGCAATAAAACTTCTGAAAAAATATGTCAGGAAACCTTACCCGTTTCACGAAGTAATAATAAGCTTTGACAAAAGAGAAGGAATTTATGAGGGTAATTCGCTGGGACTTGCATTAAGTCTGGCAATGCTGGAGGAGTTACTTAAATTTTATAATCCGACTTATCAGATAATTATTGCAAATAATACAGCATTCACAGGTGGAATTGATATTGACGGAAACGTTCGAAATACGGGTGAAGAAATTATAAAGAAAAAGATTCATACAATCTTTTTTTCACCTGTGAAAAATTTTGTTTTTCAAAAACATGAAGAATCTTATGCTTTCTTTGCTTTAACTCAGCTGCAAAAAATTTACCCAAACCGAAAACTTAAGTTGATTGCGGTTGAAGACATTAACGATGTTCTAAATCGAAGAGACCTTTTGAAAATAAAAAAAGTTAACCCGGTTATCAGAACAAGAAAATATATTCAAAAGAATCGGGTTGTGATTTTATTGCTTTTTGTACTGAGCGTGGTTTTATATTTAACTAATTGGTGGGATTTTGATTCTAATCCTCAATTACTGATTTATGAGAATAATCAGATTAAAGTTTGTAATTCAAATAAAACATTATTGTGGAGTACAAAAACAGTACCCATTCCCGATTATTTCATAGATAAAAACTGCTTAACAAACGATATTTCTCTATTATATGATATAAATGATGATGGAACAAATGAAGTTATTCTAACTAAACTTTATCTCTGGAATGAACTTAAATCCGAGAACAGAGAAGGCATAATTTGTTTTGATAATAAACGACAAACCATTTGGCAATTCAGATTTGACAAGCAGATTACCGCAACTAATTTATCAGGTTCGACAAATTATTTAATGAGTTTTATAGGAGTTCATAAAGAAGGTGATAAAAAAATATTATATGTTATCGCCAGAAACGAATACTTTCCAACTGCCGTATTCGGATTAGATTTAAATACAGGAAAGATAGTAACTGATATATTCTGGCATTCAGGTCATCTTGCTGGCGGAATTTTATTTCAGGATGTAAATAAAAAACAAAAAATTTTTCTGGCTGGAATAAATAACGGTTACGAATGTGTTGCAGTTATGTCACTTGACCTGGATAATCTTTCCGGACAGGCAATAGCTCCTGAGAACTATGTTTTAAAAGATATTCCACCTGCTAAATTGGATAAATATTTACTAATCCCTAAAACTGATTATGCAGAATATAATGGATTAAGATATAATTTTCCTCTTTTCTATCAAATTAAATATTATTCAAAGGATAAATTATTAACGATTAAAACTTGTGAGAGCGAAATGGTTGGTGATATTGCAGCTAATATTCAGTATAATTTTAATCTTGATTTATCACTTAACTCTAT
This genomic window contains:
- a CDS encoding RNA methyltransferase — translated: MRKLTHDEISLKRSKPEDIPSVKKLPVYVILNSIRSNYNVGSIFRTSDGAMIEKLYLCGYTPHPPKKEILKTALGATESVKWEYINDPLTIIKKLKNKGIKICALELTENSRPYYEISKNDFPLALVVGNEITGVSQEILDHCDFSIEIPQYGIKQSLNVAVAYGIAVYQMRKIYDEYDF